The Bradyrhizobium sp. WSM471 genome includes the window GCAAAAGGACGCGAGCGCGCGCGTCGCGAGGCCGAGAATAAAGAAGCTGCGGCACCGCATGTACATCGCGCTTGCAAGACTAACGAAGCCATGATGCGCGCCAGGTCACGCGAAGAGTTCTACGATCTTCGCCGAAACGACGCGATTGCATCGAGACGGGACGTCGATTGTGATGCCCCAATAACAATCCAGCTATGGGTCCTGGTTTAGCCGCAAGTAGGCCATTGAGGAAGGCTGTCTCACTCGAGAGGGTCATTTCCTTTCGGCTCTTGCAAGAACTTCGGCATGTGGTTACGCGGTTCACGATCACGCGGGGCGGGGCGTTCGGACGGGTCGCGGCCGAGCTTGGACTGCAGCTCGACGAGGTCGGTGAAGACGTCGGCCTGGCGGCGCAGCTCGTCGGCGATCATCGGCGGCTGGCTGGCGATCGTGGAAATCACGGTGACCCGCACGCCGTGGCGCTGAACGGCCTCGACCAGAGAGCGGAAGTCGCCGTCGCCCGAGAACAGCACCATCTGGTCGATGTGCTCGGCGAGCTCCATGGCGTTCACGGCGAGCTCGATGTCCATGTTGCCCTTGACCTTGCGGCGGCCGGAGGCGTCGATGAACTCCTTGGTCGCCTTGGTGACGACGGTGTAGCCGTTGTAGTCGAGCCAGTCGATCAGCGGCCGGATCGAGGAGTACTCCTG containing:
- a CDS encoding NYN domain-containing protein codes for the protein MASTINKIALFIDGANLYATAKTLGFDIDYKRLLKEFQSRGTLLRAFYYTAIIEDQEYSSIRPLIDWLDYNGYTVVTKATKEFIDASGRRKVKGNMDIELAVNAMELAEHIDQMVLFSGDGDFRSLVEAVQRHGVRVTVISTIASQPPMIADELRRQADVFTDLVELQSKLGRDPSERPAPRDREPRNHMPKFLQEPKGNDPLE